The DNA segment AAGCAACAATTTATCTGTGAATATACACAAACTTCATGACATTTGGCAAGTATTTAGTGATCAGCTTTTGATTGGCTATGATTTATGAAAAAGTTACAAAAAATAGATCAGAGATATTTATGATGACATTTAGCCTGAAATCACGGCATGGTATATGTGTCATATTTTAATTTAGTCTGATTTTCGGTTACTGGATTATATGCACATCTTAATGCTGTCTTCTACCTTTCCCTATCCGCCAACACGGGGGGGAACTCAAGTTAGGACGTTTAATTTACTCAAATATTTGAGCCAACGTCATGATATCACCCTCGTGACTCAACGCGATGCCTACGGCGAGCTGCGCGATCGCGATGTGACGGAGACAGAAATTGCCGAATTGCGAGACTGCGTAAATCATCTCGTTGTATTTAATCGTCCCCCAGAATCTGGATCTGCATCGGGAATAATCAAGAAAATACAGCGTTTGAGCCAGTTTTGGCTAGAGGGAACCCCACCCAGCGTACTCAGCCGCTACTCAGTGGAGATGCAAGCATGGATTGATAACTTTGTCCAGGAGCAAAAATGTGATGTGATTACCTGCGAACATAGTGTTAATGAAATTTATGTGCGATCGCATTATCAGAAATCTCTCAGAACTATAGTCAATATTCATAGTTCTGTCTATGGTAGTTGTCTGAACCAGTTAGCAACAGGCGTTTCCGAAAATAGGCTACGAGATCAAATTAATTTGCCGCTTTTACGTCGTTATGAACAAAGATATGGCGCGAAATTTTCAGGGCTAGTTGTCACTACAGAAGATGATAAAAGTCAACTCGAAAAATTTCATCCTCAGAGTGAAATAACAATTATTCCCAATGGAGTTGATTTGCTGACATTTCCTAACCGTACCACCGATCCCGGAGGATATAAATTAGTATTTATTGGTGCAATGGATAATTTAGCAAACATTGATGCCGTCTGCTTCTTCACCAATCAAGTTTTACCAGAAATTCAACAGCTTTATCCCCAAACAACTTTTGATATTGTCGGTTCTCGTCCTGCGCCGGAAGTTTTAGCACTCACACAACAACCAGGAGTTAATGTCACGGGAAAAGTGCCTTCAATGGTAGATTATTTACACAAATCAACAGTGTGTGTTGTGCCGATGCGGACAGGCTTTGGGATTAAAAATAAAACTTTAGAAGCAATGGCTGCTGGTGTGCCTGTAGTGGCAAGCGATCGCGGTTTAGAAGGACTAGCTATAGATACACCCATCCGGGCATTACGCGCCAATAAACCAGCCGATTACGTCACCGCCATTAGTCAACTCTTTGAGAATTCCCAACTGCGTGATCAATTGTCCCATAACGGTAGACAACTAGTAGAAACCGAATTCACCTGGGAGATAGCAGGAAAACGTTATGAACAAGTTTGTTTGGGAGACAATAATCAACAATAGCCAGTCAAAAATTTAGAAAAGAGGGAGCATCCCAATTTGGTAAAAACATAGAAGACTGATGTAAAACACCTATTAAACCCTCTTCCCTTGGCGTTCTTCGCGTCTTGGCGGTTCGTTTTTCCATTCTTCTGTAAGCCAAAATCCTATAAATAAATTGAACTTGTACATTTGGGATGCTCCCAGAAAAGAGGAGTGAAAAGCCGCGATCATATATATACCGCAGCCATCACTCCTTTAACCTCGCGCGTTGATAAGCTGTTATGCTTATTTACAAATACAGCAAATTAATTTTTAACTTTTATCTAACCAAGGGTGCTAATAATTGTTAAGATATGACGTAATTAACTATACAAAGTTTAGATTTTAACTGAAATAAATTTGTTTAACCTTGTTGGTAAAATTACTATTTTTACAGTATATCCCTAGTGGGTATGCTCTCCTCAAGACTCGGCACAGCAGATTAATTGTATTGCCGAACACAATAAAACTTAAAATTAACCCTATACCTAAGTTAGTAGTAGACTGATTCCTGCGGTGGACGTTAGAGACAAAAATCGCAGCTACCGTCATAAATGAAGGCAATAATCATCACAAGTATTAGATACAAAACAGTGAAATTTTCCGCTTGAGAGATAGGGAAACAAAAATTAAATTGCTAAAAAGCCCTTAAATCGCAGAAAACACTGGTTTGCATCCATTTTCCGCTCAAGAAATACCTCGATTCCTCTTAATCAAGAAGCTGATAGCAAAAGCATTCAAAACCGGGGGCATATTTATTATGGACTGGTCTAATAACCTACAGCAATTCCAAAATTTCGTATTATTCAAATTTCCCGAACCACCATACTTTTTACTTTTAATTGGCTTATTAATTAGCCTTCTTTGTGGATTACCATTTGTGAACACTCTGCAAAGACGAGTACAAGATTGGATTCAAAATCATTCTCCTACAACTTTACCTAGATGGGCAAAATTACAACTTTTAATTCCTTTTATAGGCACTGCCATTGGTGTTTGTATAGCTTTCTCCTCCATATTAGAAATTTTTGGTTTACCGACTCTACCTGCTTATTTAATATCTTTGCTAGTCATAACTTTAGTAGCTGCATGGGTTTGGTCGAAAATCGGCAACCTCTTAGGGCGAAGAGTTTTACGTTCTTATTTAGCTGAGTCTTCAAAATTGTCTCACCAAAGGTAGAAGGAAGTTTTAACCACAGAAATTAAACTTTAAAGAGGCTAAATTATATTATACAGTTCTCCATTTGCCATCTACAAACAGTTACTAATTTAGCTGTAATTACCACATTTTATTTACCAAGGTTCTGAACTACCTATTTTGTGGTAGATTCAATAATTAGTAGAACACTAGAATATGTCTACATATTCAGGGTTCATTTCGGCAGCAATTGCAGCTTATTCAAAGTTTGATCATGGGACATCTTCAAGGTGGCGCAATTTATCCCAGTATTGATCTAGTGGACTTTTTTGCTCAACCTCTGCAAGCAAGTAGCGGGAATTTAAGGTGAACATAGAACAATTCATTCAAAGCGCAGAAGCATTGCACAGCCGTTTAGCAGATTTGTACCAAACCGCTAGCGTCTTACCTTGGATTCCGCCAGAATTGCTGCCCCAGGCTTTTAAGGAACTCTACAGTACCTCCAAAATGGTGCAATTAGCGGCAGAGGAACTTTATCTGCAAAATGAGGAACTGAGCAAAACCCGAAATTGGCTAGAAACTGAACGCCAACACTACCAAGATTTATTCGAGTTTGCACCAGATGGTTATTTAATCACAAATGCCGAAGGAATTATCCAAGAAGCTAATCTAGCCGCAGCCCAATTGCTAAACGTTTCCAGGCAATTACTCGTAGGCAAACCAATAGTTAATTTTGTCCGCCTTGAAGAAAGACAACCCTTTCGCTGTGAACTCAGTCAGCTATGCCAGACGGATAGAGTCAGAGAGTTATTAGTGCGACTGCAACAAAATCACGGGGAGTCTTTTGACGCAGCTTTGACAGTGGCTGTAGTGCGTAATCAACAGGGCAAAGTAAACTCCCTGCGTTGGCTATTGCGTAATATCAATGAACGTCATCAAAAGAAAACAGAACTTATTGACAAAGACAGTGATCTAATTCAGGATCGGCCTGTACAGAAACATAGCAAAGGAGAGACTATTCTCCTCAATCCTTTAGTCGTTTGGTATGTTCGCCAGGGCTTAGTTAAGCTCAATACTTTTTGTGAAACAGGCGAAGAAGTATTGATAGGATTAGCTACACAAGATATGGTTTTTGGTTCTAACATGACCTCTCTGCCAATTTATCAGGCCACAGCCCTATCAGATGTCGAATTAGTTTCAATTAACGTCACAGAAATAGCAGTAAACCCAATTTTGAGCCATATTCTGTTACCAAAAATCAATCAACGCTTACAACAGACAGAATGTTTTTTAGTGATTGCTGGTAAGCGGCGGGTGGAAGAAAGACTTTACCATCTATTGCAACTTTTAAAGCAACAAATTGGTGAGTCTGTAGCAGGAGGAACTCGCTTAAGTGTTCGCTTAACTCATGAAGATATTGCTAGTGCTTGCTGTACTACCAGAGTGACAATTACCCGATTGATGGGAAAATTACAACAAGAAGGTTTAATTAGTTTTGACTCGAAAAAATATATTATTTTGAAAGATTAATCTCCAGAAATTAGTGAAATCTTGTAGACTCACATCTTGCACCTAGCCTAGGCGACTAGAAGTCGCGGCTATACAAACCAAGTCCGCCTGCGCGGACTAAGAAAAAATCAAGGTTTTTAACCCGAGTAGGCGGCCTTTCTCTGGGAAGCCGCTACGCGTCTGGACTGTGTAGCCGTGACTTCTTGTAGAGAGGTTCCATGGAACTTCTCTAAATTCTG comes from the Nodularia sp. NIES-3585 genome and includes:
- a CDS encoding glycosyltransferase family 4 protein, whose protein sequence is MHILMLSSTFPYPPTRGGTQVRTFNLLKYLSQRHDITLVTQRDAYGELRDRDVTETEIAELRDCVNHLVVFNRPPESGSASGIIKKIQRLSQFWLEGTPPSVLSRYSVEMQAWIDNFVQEQKCDVITCEHSVNEIYVRSHYQKSLRTIVNIHSSVYGSCLNQLATGVSENRLRDQINLPLLRRYEQRYGAKFSGLVVTTEDDKSQLEKFHPQSEITIIPNGVDLLTFPNRTTDPGGYKLVFIGAMDNLANIDAVCFFTNQVLPEIQQLYPQTTFDIVGSRPAPEVLALTQQPGVNVTGKVPSMVDYLHKSTVCVVPMRTGFGIKNKTLEAMAAGVPVVASDRGLEGLAIDTPIRALRANKPADYVTAISQLFENSQLRDQLSHNGRQLVETEFTWEIAGKRYEQVCLGDNNQQ
- a CDS encoding PAS domain-containing protein; its protein translation is MNIEQFIQSAEALHSRLADLYQTASVLPWIPPELLPQAFKELYSTSKMVQLAAEELYLQNEELSKTRNWLETERQHYQDLFEFAPDGYLITNAEGIIQEANLAAAQLLNVSRQLLVGKPIVNFVRLEERQPFRCELSQLCQTDRVRELLVRLQQNHGESFDAALTVAVVRNQQGKVNSLRWLLRNINERHQKKTELIDKDSDLIQDRPVQKHSKGETILLNPLVVWYVRQGLVKLNTFCETGEEVLIGLATQDMVFGSNMTSLPIYQATALSDVELVSINVTEIAVNPILSHILLPKINQRLQQTECFLVIAGKRRVEERLYHLLQLLKQQIGESVAGGTRLSVRLTHEDIASACCTTRVTITRLMGKLQQEGLISFDSKKYIILKD